The following are encoded together in the Monodelphis domestica isolate mMonDom1 chromosome 5, mMonDom1.pri, whole genome shotgun sequence genome:
- the LOC100025353 gene encoding olfactory receptor 9K2-like: MRIHFLTLTCTSQQVPAMGERGIKNHSEVTEFILVGFRVHPELQILLFFIFLLIYSMVLLGNIGMIILIVTASRLNTPMYFFLGNLSLIDLSYSSVVAPKAIANLLSESKTISFVGCVAQLFFFALFIVTEGFLLAAMAYDRFIAICSPLLYSVRMSRRLCIQLVAGSYFFGCISSIIQAIITFTMSFCASHVIDFFYCDTRAIQKIACSNVFINEVISYTLAVLIILPTIIVIMVSYIYILSTILKMHSNEGQMKAFSTCGSHLMVVSLLYGTVSFMYLTPASNPELGKAASLCYTLVTPMLNPLIYSLRNKDVKEALKSMLWRKKSFL; this comes from the coding sequence ATGAGAATTCATTTCTTGACCTTGACTTGTACCTCTCAGCAGGTCCCTGCCATGGGTGAGAGGGGAATAAAGAACCACTCAGAAGTGACTGAATTCATTCTTGTAGGCTTCCGTGTCCACCCAGAGCTCCaaatccttcttttcttcatttttctgctTATTTATAGCATGGTCCTTCTGGGGAATATTGGCATGATTATCCTCATCGTGACTGCTTCTCGGTTGAACACACCAATGTATTTCTTCCTAGGCAATCTCTCTCTTATTGATCTTTCTTATTCTTCTGTTGTGGCACCCAAAGCCATAGCCAACCTCTTATCTGAAAGCAAAACCATCTCCTTTGTAGGCTGTGTGGCCCAGCTCTTCTTTTTTGCTCTCTTTATTGTGACTGAAGGTTTTCTCTTGGCAGCCATGGCCTATGACCGCTTCATAGCCATCTGCTCCCCACTCCTGTACTCTGTTCGCATGTCAAGACGCCTCTGCATTCAGCTGGTGGCAGGATCCTACTTTTTTGGCTGTATTAGTTCCATCATTCAAGCCATCATTACCTTTACTATGTCCTTTTGTGCATCCCATGTTATTGACTTTTTTTACTGTGACACCCGTGCAATACAGAAGATTGCATGTTCTAATGTCTTTATCAATGAGGTGATATCATATACCCTGGCTGTCCTCATTATTTTGCCCACCATCATAGTCATCATGGTGTCCTACATCTATATATTGTCCACTATCCTGAAGATGCATTCCAATGAAGGACAAATGAAAGCATTCTCCACTTGTGGGTCCCATCTGATGGTTGTAAGCTTGCTTTATGGGACTGTTTCTTTTATGTACCTCACACCTGCCAGTAACCCAGAATTAGGTAAAGCAGCCTCTCTATGTTATACTCTTGTCACACCCATGTTGAACCCTTTGATTTATTCTCTAAGAAACAAGGATGTCAAAGAAGCCCTGAAAAGTAtgttatggagaaaaaaaagttttctttaa